The Rhodospirillales bacterium genome includes the window CCGCGATGATCGATGGAAATTCCTTGCTCATTTTCGTTTCCTTGCGTTGTTTTGCCCCAGCCTTTTTTGACCGTCAGCCTTTTTTGATCGTCTGGCCGCAGGCCTGACACCCCATCAACCCGCCTTCGATCACATGCACGTCCGTGTATCCGGCCTTGGTCAACTGGCTTGCGACTGCGACCGCGCGCTTGCCTGCCAGACACAGGATATACAGTTTGGCGTCCTTGGCCAGCCCGTGGTCGTGCACCAGGGATTCCGGATGAATTTCGTCCATCGGGATGTGGATATGCGGCAGGTCAAGGCATGCGTCCGCATGTTCCTTATTGGTACGGACATCAAGGATTGTGGCACTCTTGCAGGATTCGGGCGTCAAGTCGCTGGCCCGGATTGTTTTGTGCGCTGCCATAAAAAACATGAAGGTCCTTTTGCCGGATTTACCGGAAGTTAAATTATTATGTTATAAAATAATAATCTAGTCATATAAGTGCGGCGTGCTAAAGTCAACTGCCTCCGGATCACAGATAATTCGGCTTAAGGAATGTAAGACATGGCCAGACGAAGCAAACCCAAACCCCAAAGACACGAAAACCTGATGCAGGCGGTGGGTCTGCTCAAGCTTCTGGCGCATCCGGTGCGTCTGTCGATTTTGTGCAATCTGCTGCATCGCGGCGAACTCAGCGTCGGCGACATCGTCGACGCCGAAGACGGCCGCGCCAGCCAGTCCCAGGTTTCACAGTTTCTCGGCAAGATGCGCAGCGAAGGTCTGGTGACCTCGCGCAAGGTGGCACAGACGGTTTATTATCGTCTGGATTCCGCTCCGGCGCGTGCGGTGATACAGTATTTGTACGATACCTATTGTGGAAACTGCCAATGAAACGTTTCGCCTTATACTTGCTG containing:
- a CDS encoding rhodanese-like domain-containing protein → MAAHKTIRASDLTPESCKSATILDVRTNKEHADACLDLPHIHIPMDEIHPESLVHDHGLAKDAKLYILCLAGKRAVAVASQLTKAGYTDVHVIEGGLMGCQACGQTIKKG
- a CDS encoding helix-turn-helix transcriptional regulator, producing the protein MARRSKPKPQRHENLMQAVGLLKLLAHPVRLSILCNLLHRGELSVGDIVDAEDGRASQSQVSQFLGKMRSEGLVTSRKVAQTVYYRLDSAPARAVIQYLYDTYCGNCQ